A genomic segment from Thermostichus lividus PCC 6715 encodes:
- a CDS encoding photosynthesis system II assembly factor Ycf48 codes for MFAKQIHSHRQNITKLTRSVLIMVALWLSLTAHALAVPSLEYNPWEALQLPTTSTILDISFIDANHGWLVGANATLMETRDGGRTWEPRTLVLDNPDYRFNSVSFKGNEGWIVGEPPIMLHTEDGGQSWNQIPLSPKLPGAPRFIKALSNGQAEMMTDVGAIYRSQDGGKNWQALVQEAIGVMRNLNRSPAGEYVAVSSRGSFYSTWQPGQAAWEPHNRTSSRRVHNMGFTPNGALWMIVNGGKIAFSDPQNPDEWGELLSPLRRNSVGLLDLAYRTPEEIWLAGGSGVLLCSFDGGQTWQQDMDVKQVPSNFYKILFFSPQQGFIIGQRGILLRYVSDVG; via the coding sequence ATGTTCGCTAAGCAAATTCATTCCCACCGTCAAAATATAACCAAGCTCACCCGTAGCGTACTGATCATGGTGGCACTGTGGCTATCTCTGACAGCCCATGCCCTTGCGGTTCCTAGCCTTGAGTACAACCCGTGGGAGGCGCTGCAACTGCCCACCACGTCGACAATTCTCGATATTAGTTTTATTGATGCCAACCATGGCTGGCTGGTAGGGGCTAACGCTACCCTGATGGAAACTCGTGATGGTGGCCGGACGTGGGAACCCCGCACCCTTGTGTTAGATAACCCAGACTACCGCTTTAACAGTGTCAGCTTTAAGGGGAATGAAGGCTGGATTGTTGGTGAGCCGCCAATTATGCTGCATACGGAGGATGGCGGTCAGTCGTGGAATCAAATTCCCCTTAGCCCCAAACTCCCAGGAGCACCCCGCTTCATTAAGGCGCTGAGCAACGGCCAAGCGGAAATGATGACGGATGTCGGTGCTATCTACCGCAGCCAAGATGGGGGCAAAAACTGGCAGGCGCTTGTACAAGAAGCCATCGGCGTGATGCGTAACCTGAATCGCTCGCCGGCTGGCGAATATGTGGCTGTGTCTTCGCGGGGTAGCTTTTACTCGACGTGGCAGCCGGGGCAAGCAGCATGGGAACCCCATAACCGCACCAGTTCACGGCGGGTTCATAATATGGGCTTTACGCCCAACGGCGCTCTGTGGATGATTGTCAATGGTGGCAAAATTGCCTTTTCTGACCCCCAAAACCCCGATGAATGGGGGGAGCTACTGAGTCCCCTGCGGCGCAATAGTGTTGGGCTGCTAGATCTCGCCTACCGTACCCCCGAAGAAATATGGTTGGCGGGAGGGAGTGGTGTGCTGCTCTGTAGTTTTGATGGCGGCCAAACGTGGCAGCAAGATATGGATGTGAAACAGGTGCCCTCCAATTTTTATAAGATTCTCTTTTTTAGCCCGCAGCAAGGCTTCATCATTGGTCAGCGGGGGATTTTGCTGCGCTATGTCAGCGACGTGGGCTAG
- a CDS encoding winged helix-turn-helix domain-containing protein has translation MLSLETVVDAPVSHVPPAIAHILVIEDEDLIRETLVLALQDEGFQTITATDGHEALSLINSHLFRSHADLNPAIDLIILDLMLPGVSGLDLCRLIRREGCTVPILMISAKGSEIDRVVGLEIGADDYLSKPFGMREMVARCRALLRRVQPQHFASPPVLRFQELCLYPQECRVTLRGEEVSLSPKEYKLLELFMRQPRRVWSREQLLDQVWGHDFIGDSKTVDVHIRWLREKIEVDPSHPEYILTVRGFGYRLG, from the coding sequence ATGCTTTCCCTTGAGACTGTGGTTGATGCACCTGTATCCCACGTACCGCCAGCGATCGCACACATTTTAGTGATTGAAGATGAAGATTTAATTCGAGAAACGTTAGTTCTTGCCCTTCAGGATGAGGGTTTTCAGACAATTACAGCAACGGATGGTCATGAGGCACTGAGTCTCATTAACTCCCATCTTTTTAGGTCTCATGCAGACCTGAACCCAGCCATAGACTTAATTATTTTGGATTTGATGCTGCCGGGGGTAAGCGGCTTGGATCTCTGTCGCCTGATTCGGCGTGAAGGGTGTACCGTACCGATTCTGATGATCAGTGCCAAAGGAAGTGAAATTGATCGGGTAGTCGGTCTAGAAATTGGTGCTGATGATTACCTCTCAAAGCCCTTTGGTATGCGCGAAATGGTGGCTCGCTGTCGAGCGCTGTTACGACGGGTTCAGCCTCAGCACTTTGCTTCACCGCCGGTGCTGCGGTTTCAGGAACTGTGCCTGTATCCTCAGGAGTGCCGTGTGACCTTACGGGGAGAAGAGGTGAGTTTATCCCCCAAAGAGTACAAGCTACTGGAGCTATTTATGCGCCAGCCACGCCGGGTGTGGTCACGGGAGCAGTTGTTAGATCAGGTGTGGGGGCACGATTTTATTGGTGACAGCAAAACCGTGGATGTTCACATTCGCTGGCTACGAGAAAAAATTGAAGTGGATCCTAGTCATCCCGAGTATATCCTAACGGTCAGGGGGTTTGGTTATCGCCTTGGTTGA
- the sfsA gene encoding DNA/RNA nuclease SfsA, which produces MAVSLHSQDSWRYAYPPLQAGVLCRRYKRFFAEIELSSGDRIVAHCPNTGPMTGICEVGAPVQVSYHPDPRRKLAYTWEMIFVDGTWVGVNTGLPNKVIASALAAGKLPELAGYANHQREVPYGQERSRIDFFLTGHPQQPPAYVEVKNTTWARSGLALFPDTVTTRGQKHLRELQWLRQTQPQARVCMVYFINRGDCDRFAPGDSADPTYGELLRTAVAMGVEVLPYRFAISPAGIDFLGTAKLTLCNRSITTAKVLE; this is translated from the coding sequence TTGGCCGTCAGCCTCCATTCTCAAGACTCTTGGCGGTATGCCTATCCTCCCTTGCAAGCAGGTGTTCTGTGTCGGCGCTACAAGCGTTTTTTTGCCGAGATTGAGTTGAGCAGTGGCGATCGCATCGTTGCTCACTGTCCCAATACAGGCCCGATGACGGGTATTTGTGAAGTGGGGGCACCTGTGCAGGTCTCCTATCATCCCGATCCAAGACGCAAGCTGGCTTATACATGGGAAATGATTTTTGTCGATGGCACATGGGTAGGGGTGAACACAGGGTTACCCAACAAGGTCATAGCCTCTGCCTTAGCCGCGGGGAAACTGCCTGAGTTGGCGGGGTATGCCAACCACCAGCGGGAAGTTCCCTACGGTCAGGAGCGTAGCCGTATCGACTTTTTCTTGACAGGGCACCCGCAGCAGCCCCCAGCCTATGTGGAGGTCAAAAATACAACATGGGCGCGCTCTGGCTTAGCCCTATTTCCAGATACCGTCACCACCCGGGGGCAGAAACATTTGCGGGAACTGCAATGGCTGCGCCAAACTCAGCCGCAGGCTCGCGTGTGCATGGTGTACTTTATTAACCGTGGTGATTGCGATCGCTTTGCCCCTGGGGATAGTGCTGACCCCACCTATGGTGAGCTGTTGCGCACAGCGGTAGCCATGGGGGTTGAGGTGCTACCCTATCGCTTTGCCATAAGCCCTGCGGGGATTGACTTTTTAGGGACGGCAAAGTTAACTCTCTGTAACAGAAGTATTACGACGGCCAAGGTGCTTGAGTAA
- a CDS encoding rubredoxin — MTTETPDDTLLDRFECRACGYVYEPAKGDSTRAIAVGTAFADLPITWRCPVCGAPKKQFSNIGPVGSPSGFKENLNYGFGVNTLTPGQKNLLIFGGLAIAFLFLLSFYNVR, encoded by the coding sequence ATGACAACCGAAACCCCTGACGATACCCTGCTGGATCGGTTTGAGTGTCGCGCCTGCGGCTACGTTTACGAACCTGCTAAAGGGGATAGCACCCGTGCCATTGCAGTGGGCACTGCCTTTGCCGACTTGCCCATTACCTGGCGCTGTCCAGTGTGTGGTGCTCCCAAAAAGCAGTTTAGTAATATCGGACCGGTGGGTTCCCCCTCAGGGTTCAAGGAAAACTTAAACTATGGCTTTGGGGTCAATACCCTGACCCCCGGCCAAAAAAACCTACTGATCTTTGGTGGTCTTGCCATTGCTTTTCTTTTTCTACTGAGTTTCTATAATGTTCGCTAA